In a genomic window of Trichoderma atroviride chromosome 4, complete sequence:
- a CDS encoding uncharacterized protein (EggNog:ENOG41): MVEVTSIRLTHGDYTIGWVCALPKEQTAAFYMLDDPHEDLPNPLNDHNAYVLGRIGKHNVVIACLPMGRIGNNNSATVAARMITTFPNVKVGLMVGIGGGIPPDVRLGDVVVSCPKNGDPGVIQWDMGKAEKGGEFKRTGRLNDPPTALLTALSKFETNPAGSRAKIVDYLEDLKHKKGVPTGYIKSDKLVDVLYKSKYSHVGKGHNTHDGDDDDDGEKEEEDDDDAWEKDIEENVVDDCRLCDPRMILKRQPRREDLVVHYGLIASGNQVIKDAILRNKLKKDFKNNVLCIEMEAAGLMNDFPCIVIRGICDYADSHKNKVWQEYAAATAAAYAKALLSVLPDSDVDRMQAIKGKQSL; encoded by the coding sequence ATGGTCGAGGTGACCTCTATCCGCCTCACTCACGGGGATTATACCATCGGATGGGTCTGCGCATTGCCAAAGGAGCAGACAGCGGCATTTTACATGCTCGACGATCCGCATGAGGATCTCCCAAACCCGCTAAACGACCATAATGCATATGTCCTTGGCAGGATTGGTAAACACAATGTCGTCATTGCTTGTCTGCCCATGGGCAGGATTGGCAATAACAACTCAGCAACGGTTGCGGCCCGGATGATTACAACTTTTCCTAATGTCAAGGTGGGTCTAATGGTCGGCATCGGAGGCGGCATTCCCCCAGATGTTCGACTCGGGGATGTTGTCGTCAGTTGCCCGAAGAATGGAGATCCAGGCGTTATCCAATGGGATATGGGCAAGGCAGAAAAGGGGGGCGAGTTTAAGCGGACTGGCCGCTTGAACGATCCGCCTACGGCTCTTCTGACGGCCTTGAGCAAGTTTGAGACCAACCCGGCTGGGTCTCGTGCCAAGATTGTCGATTACCTTGAAGATCTCAAGCATAAAAAGGGTGTGCCGACAGGCTATATCAAGTCAGACAAGCTCGTGGATGTGCTATACAAGTCAAAGTATTCCCACGTCGGCAAGGGCCACAACAcgcatgatggcgatgatgacgatgacggtgaaaaggaagaggaagatgatgatgatgcatgGGAGAAGGATATAGAGGAAAATGTGGTGGACGATTGCCGGCTATGCGATCCAAGAATGATTCTCAAGAGGCAACCAAGAAGAGAGGATCTAGTGGTCCACTATGGCCTCATTGCTTCGGGCAATCAAGTCATCAAAGACGCTATCCTTCGAAAcaagttgaagaaagatTTCAAGAATAATGTTCTTTGTATTGAGATGGAGGCAGCGGGTTTGATGAATGACTTTCCATGCATTGTCATCCGAGGCATTTGCGACTACGCCGATTCTCACAAGAACAAGGTTTGGCAGGAATACGCGGCAGCAACGGCCGCGGCATACGCAAAGGCTTTGCTTTCGGTGCTGCCGGATAGTGATGTTGATAGGATGCAAGCCATCAAAGGCAAGCAGTCTCTCTAA
- a CDS encoding uncharacterized protein (EggNog:ENOG41), translating into MASDRDSHVDTGPGNMEGGPDGPQSGKDDGPSSNSTQASREMRLQQAAEDGHVFMVQTLLEQGADTAAVNEHGRTPLIAAADKGHVDIVKLLLPVSGIDVDLKDGKFGRTALSWAAASGHGTIVKLLLGTGKADVESADNNGWTPRQWAKESGHEAIMPPAPDELNHDLECRHTLLDHPSDVYAAIFSFDCELVASSSQGDNLIRIWDVTTGQCRKTFQAGNKGQDLIALSSSTSRLLISTLNHDKIKIWDATTGQCQHTIENHGDPFCSVVFSPDFGLMAASSDGNDLVRIWDATRAQLQRAFEGHQDSIHTIALSSDSRLVASGSRDKTIRVWDATTGQHQWTLIGHEGAISSVVFSSDSKLLASTSEDQCIKIWDVATGQCRQTLRCSSSNSGSIVFSFGANLVAFPTYRNIQIWDIATGQCQQTLNNPNGYIDSLVFTPTRRLMALELDGQIIKLWSS; encoded by the coding sequence ATGGCCAGTGACAGAGACTCTCACGTTGACACTGGGCCCGGGAACATGGAAGGCGGCCCCGACGGCCCCCAGAGCGGCAAAGATGACGGGCCAAGCTCCAACTCAACCCAAGCAAGTCGTGAGATGCGGCTTCAacaggctgctgaagatggccatgTTTTTATGGTCCAGACACTTCTCGAACAAGGCGCTGATACGGCGGCGGTGAACGAGCACGGCCGAACGCCACTGATTGCGGCTGCGGACAAGGGACACGTCGACATTGTGAAGCTTCTGCTCCCTGTCAGCGGCATTGATGTCGATCTGAAAGACGGAAAGTTTGGTCGGACGGCCCTTAGCTGGGCTGCCGCCAGCGGCCATGGGACTATCGTCaagttgctgctgggcacGGGTAAGGCGGATGTCGAATCAGCCGATAACAATGGGTGGACACCCCGGCAATGGGCCAAAGAGAGCGGCCATGAGGCTATcatgccgccggcgccggaCGAACTGAACCATGATTTAGAATGCCGACACACATTGCTGGACCACCCAAGTGATGTCTACGCggcaatcttctcctttgaCTGTGAGCTGGTGGCATCCAGTTCTCAAGGAGATAATTTGATCCGAATCTGGGATGTCACGACAGGTCAATGCCGAAAGACATTCCAAGCCGGCAACAAGGGTCAAGATTTAATAGCATTGTCGTCGTCCACATCAAGGCTATTGATATCGACACTCAATCatgacaagatcaagatcTGGGACGCCACGACGGGTCAGTGTCAGCATACTATTGAGAACCACGGCGATCCGTTCTGTTCGGTGGTCTTCTCTCCTGACTTTGGGCTGATGGCGGCAAGCTCAGATGGTAATGATCTTGTTCGCATCTGGGACGCCACCAGAGCCCAACTTCAGCGCGCCTTTGAGGGTCACCAAGATTCTATCCACACGATAGCCTTGTCGTCTGATTCGAGGTTGGTAGCATCGGGTTCAAGAGATAAGACGATTAGGGTATGGGACGCTACAACCGGTCAGCACCAATGGACCCTCATTGGCCATGAAGGAGCCATCAGCTCGGTCGTATTCTCGTCCGATTCTAAGCTGCTTGCATCGACCTCGGAAGATCAGTGTATCAAGATCTGGGACGTCGCAACAGGCCAGTGTAGGCAGACGCtgcgatgcagcagcagcaatagtgGTTCCATCGTCTTCTCGTTTGGTGCAAACTTGGTGGCATTTCCGACGTATCGCAACATTCAGATCTGGGACATTGCAACGGGTCAATGCCAACAAACGCTCAACAACCCCAATGGTTATATTGATTCACTTGTCTTCACACCCACTCGTCGCCTGATGGCGTTGGAACTAGATGGGCAAATCATCAAGCTCTGGAGTTCCTGA